GTCGCCTTCGATGACACCGTCACTCATTTCGTCAGGCTTGAGCCATCGGCCACGAATCCTCAGTCCGAGGCTCTTCCAGTCAGCGACGCCGATGGCGAGGCGGGCTTTTCGTTCGATCACCCATTGTTCTCCGGGCCAAAGCTCCCATTCCTGTCGATCAAAAGGACTCAGGTAGTAGGCCACATTGGAAGTTTCAAACGCCTCGCCATCCCAGGTCTCACGCCATGTGGCTGCAAGTCGTTCTCCTCGTTTTGCGACCACGGTACGTGCTTGTCCGCAGAGGAGCAGCTTTGCGGCAGTGAGAGCATCTGCCGCGGATTCAAAGTGCCCGTGCCATTCATCGGTTTCCACAACCCACTGTTCGTCTCTATGGAGCACGGAGATCCCGGTGGGCTCGTTGTGCGCGAGGATAGACAGGACTCCGTCGTCCAACTGGACCCCAAGGTATGGGACCTTGACGATCAGCTTATGAAGGCCGAGGGCCCTGGCAGCAGCACTCAGGTCCATCTTTGACAGATCCAATGGCTCAGGTTTCGGTCTGGGAAGCAACATCTGTGACTCCTACCCCACCTTCTCTATAAAGTCCTCGACCACGTTCCACCAACGCATCGTGGCCGGGGTACGTATGGGGCCGGAGGCGAGCTTTCGGAGGTCGATGTTAAGCGGTACTCCCCGGCGGACGACCGCATAGAGAACCTCGGGCTCAGTCCCCACGATTGACCAATCGCCCTGATCTCCAAGGGCGGCGGCATGATTCTCCAGTGGGTTGCGCAGGAAGATGGCCATGCTGCGGTCTCTCTCAGTCACCTTGCCTTCGAAGGGTCTGGAGTCGACGAGTTGCTTGAGCCGGTCCCAGGAGAGCGGCACTGCGATCGGTTCCTTGAGGCCATAGACGGACAGGGCGTGTTCGACGACCCCCGCTGCGATTTCCGGCTCATGCTTCGTCTCAATTCGCACGTTTCCCGACTGCAAGAAGGTGGATGCCTTGCCAAGGCGCGTCTTCTCGATCACCTCGATGAGCTCCGCCATCGTGATGCGGTTGTGCTTTCCGACGTTGATGGCTCTTAAGAACAGTGCGCAAGGGCTCAATTCAGGCTCCTTTGAAATCACCACTTGTAAGGGTTGTCGCCACGGGACCAAAGGTAAGAGACGAGTTGCCCGGTGTGATACCACTCATGTTGGGCGAGGCTGCGCAAGGCCTCGGCACGCGGCGTGAATGGCTGGCGGAGAGACTCGAACCACCGCTCGGGGAATGGGAATGGCTGTTCGAGTTCCTCGGCGGTCAAAGAGTCGATGTACTCAAGCGTCTGCATCCGGGTGTCTGCAAGAGCCTGCTTGAGCCCTTCGATCGTCTGAGATCGGCTGCCGAAGTCCCCAGCCTCTTCGTAGCTTAGTTTCTTCTGGTCGGTGATCCAGGTCATCAGTTGCCGCTCGGTGGCGCCGATTTCGATGAGCTGGCCGCGCACGGTGCGCATGCCTGGGGTAGGCGCCCAATCAAGGTCGGCATCCGAGAGTCTGGAGATGGCCTCATCGAGGTCCTCGCGGACGAGGGCGAGCCGGGCTTTGAGGAGGTCGTGAAGGGTCTGGTTCATTGGTTAGGGGATTATCCTCTATCTATGCCCACTGGGGGAGCAGGAAAGCAGCCGCCGGTTCTGTGCCAGCGCCTAATGGGGGCTTTCACGCAGGGAGCGCGGAGATGCACAGAGTTTATCCTCACCCGGTTCGCTACGCTGACCGGTCTCTCCCTGTATGGGCGAGGTGGTCTCCCACCCTCCCGACTTCGTTCCCCTCGCTTCGCTCGGTGGGATCTGCGACAACCCCTCCCTCAGTTTCCACCAGAGCGAAAACCAAGGGAGGGGCTATCCCCCTCCCGCTTTCTGGATGTTTGCCCAGGCGTCGCGGAGAGTCGCTGTTCGGTTGAAGACGAGGTTGCCGGGAGATGAGTCCTTGTCCACGCAAAAGTAGCCCATGCGCTCGAACTGGTACCGAGTGCCCGCCGGTGCATCCTTGACGCTGGGCTCGACGAACGCCTGCACCACTTTCAGCGAGTTCGGGTTCAAGTTGTCCAGATAGCTGCCGCCTTCGGGCGCCTCGTCGGGGTTCGGCTTGCGGAACAGGTGGTCGTAAAGCCGGACCTCCGCCTTCACCGCCGTCTCCGCAGCCACCCAGTGCATCGTCGCCTTGACCTTGCGTCCATCTGGGGCATCGCCGCCCTTGGTGGCCGGGTCATAGGTGCAGCGCAGTTCCGCGATCTCGCCGCTGGCGTCCTTGACGACCTCTTGGCAGGTGATGAAGTACGCATAGCGGAGACGAACCTCGCGCCCTGGGGCGAGGCGGAAGAACTTGGGAGGGGGCTCCTCCATGAAGTCCTCGCGCTCGATGTAAAGCTCGCGCCCAAACGGGACCTTGCGCGTCCCGGCTTCGGGGTCCTCGGGGTTATTGACCGCGTCCATCTCTTCGATCTGGCCCTCGGGAAAGTTGGTGATGACGACCCTCAGCGGGTTCAGGACGCCCATCACCCGGCTCGCGTGCTTATTCAGGTCCTCGCGGACGCAATCCTCGAGTACATGCGCCTCGATCACGCTGTCGGCTTTGGTCAAACCCACGCGAGTCACAAATTCCTTAATCGCCTCGGGCGTGTAGCCGCGACGGCGCATCGCCACAAGTGTGGGCAAGCGCGGGTCGTCGTAACCGGACACGTGGCCGCCGTTCACCAATTCGATGAAGCGGCGCTTGCTCATGACGGTGTAGGTGATATTGAGCCTGGGGAACTCGATCTGCCTGGGATGGTAGATGCCTAGCTCGTCGAGGAACCAGTCGTAGAGTGGACGGTGGATGACGTATTCGAGCGAGCATAGCGAGTGGGTGACGCCCTCGATCGAGTCCTCTAGGCCGTGCGCCCAGTCGTACATGGGATACACGCACCACTTGCCCCCCTGGCGGTGGTGCTCAGCGTGGAGGATTCGATACATCACAGGGTCCCGCATGACCAGGTTGGGGCTTGCCATGTCGATCTTCGCGCGAAGCGTCCGAGTTCCATCCGGGAACTCCCCGTCCTTCATGCGCTCGAAGAGGTCGAGGTTCTCTTCAACAGACCGCTCGCGAAAGGGGCTGTTTGTGCCCGGCTCGGTAAGGGTTCCGCGGGTTTCGCGGACCTCATCAGCCGTGAGGTCGCAGACATAGGCCTTTCCCTTGCGAATGAGGTCCTTGGCCCACTCGAACATCTGCTCGAAATAGTCGGAGGCGAAGAGAGGACCCATGACTTCAGGCCGGTAGTTGTCTCCCTCCCCAACCCCTCCCTCAGTTTCGCTTCGCAAAACCAAGGGAGGGGCTTTCAATGAGAGAACCCAATGGACGTCCTCGATGATGCCGTCGACGAACTCCTGCTCCTCCTTCTCGGGGTTGGTGTCGTCGAAGCGGAGGTTGAACTTCCCGCCAAAGTCCTGAGCAATCCCGTAATTGATCCAGAGCGCTTTGGTGTGTCCGATATGCAAGTAGGCGTTGGGCTCCGGAGGGAAGCGCGTGTGTACACGGTCGAACCTGCCTTCGGCGAGGTCCTGCTTGATGGCGTCTCGGATGAAATCGCTCGGGATGGCGGCGAACTGCTCGGGGGTCAAATGGCACATAGAGTCGGGGTTTCCCTTGGCTCCTGAGTTTACTGCGTAGGTTTGCAGGTTGTTAGGTTCGTAGGTTAGGGGGCACTGCAGCCGCCGGTTCCTTGCCGGCGCGGTTGGCGCTTTCTCGCTATGGATGCAGAGATCCGCAGACGAACGCAGAGGAGTTCAGTAGCCGCGGGTTCCGTGCCGGCGTCGATGGTGATTTCTCGCCAAGTCGCAAAGGCCCCAAGGTTCGCAAAGGCCAACTCATGCTCCTGGATCCCCCTCACCCGGTTCACTCCGTTCACCGGCCTCTCCCCAAGGGGGCGAGGTGGAACGCCCGACCCAATCGCGCATCGCGCATCGCGTATCGCGCTGCTCCCCCTCACCCGGTTCACTCCGTTCACCGGCCTCTCCCCAAGGGGGCGAGGTGGAAGCGCCACCTCCTCGTCTTGGTTCGTAAATGAGGAGGAGGTTGGGGGGTGGAGACTCCGGGCGCAGGCAGGTCGGACCGGATCAGCGACGGCTTCGCAACATTCCAAAGAGTCCGAGACTGAGCACTGCCAGCGCGCCAGGCTCAGGCACCGGGTTCACAATCGCATCGTCCATGACGAGTTCCGAGTGGAAGAGGCCGTTCGGATCGTAGTAATGGCCCCAGTTGGTCCAGGTCAGCGTGACAGATGACGCGGTCGGCTGAAACACGACGTAATAGCGGAGCCAGGGCCCAAGCGAGCTGCCAAACGTCGGGCAAGTGAGGTAGATCGTGCTCTCGCCCGTGATATCCAATCCGAAGAATCCATCGAGCCATCCGACGTTGAACGCCGCATCCTCTGCGGAAGCCCAGAAATCGAGCCGGTACTGCTGAGAGGTGCTCAGCCCCGTGAGCGTCTGGCTGAGGGTCACCGGGCCGTACAGCGGGTCGGGCACGATGCCGGGAGTGCCAGAGAAGGTCACAAGTCCGTTCGCATGGTAGGTGGGCTGGGTGCCAAGGCTGGACATATAGAGCGCCCCGAAATAGAGGGCTTCCGTGCCGTGCGGGATCGGCGCGCTGCCAGCAATCTCACCCGGTGAACCGTGGCCCCACATGGCGTAGCTGCTCGGCTTTCCGGTGGCGGCCCAACCGGTGAGGGGGACGAAGGGGGTGTTTGTGGTCCCGGTAGCCCAGAAGCGGAACGGCTCGCTGTAGAAGCTGCGATCGAACTCGAAGCTGCCGTTCGTCAGC
This genomic interval from Armatimonadota bacterium contains the following:
- a CDS encoding DUF1697 domain-containing protein, producing the protein MSPCALFLRAINVGKHNRITMAELIEVIEKTRLGKASTFLQSGNVRIETKHEPEIAAGVVEHALSVYGLKEPIAVPLSWDRLKQLVDSRPFEGKVTERDRSMAIFLRNPLENHAAALGDQGDWSIVGTEPEVLYAVVRRGVPLNIDLRKLASGPIRTPATMRWWNVVEDFIEKVG
- a CDS encoding DinB family protein, which translates into the protein MNQTLHDLLKARLALVREDLDEAISRLSDADLDWAPTPGMRTVRGQLIEIGATERQLMTWITDQKKLSYEEAGDFGSRSQTIEGLKQALADTRMQTLEYIDSLTAEELEQPFPFPERWFESLRQPFTPRAEALRSLAQHEWYHTGQLVSYLWSRGDNPYKW
- a CDS encoding glutamine--tRNA ligase/YqeY domain fusion protein yields the protein MCHLTPEQFAAIPSDFIRDAIKQDLAEGRFDRVHTRFPPEPNAYLHIGHTKALWINYGIAQDFGGKFNLRFDDTNPEKEEQEFVDGIIEDVHWVLSLKAPPLVLRSETEGGVGEGDNYRPEVMGPLFASDYFEQMFEWAKDLIRKGKAYVCDLTADEVRETRGTLTEPGTNSPFRERSVEENLDLFERMKDGEFPDGTRTLRAKIDMASPNLVMRDPVMYRILHAEHHRQGGKWCVYPMYDWAHGLEDSIEGVTHSLCSLEYVIHRPLYDWFLDELGIYHPRQIEFPRLNITYTVMSKRRFIELVNGGHVSGYDDPRLPTLVAMRRRGYTPEAIKEFVTRVGLTKADSVIEAHVLEDCVREDLNKHASRVMGVLNPLRVVITNFPEGQIEEMDAVNNPEDPEAGTRKVPFGRELYIEREDFMEEPPPKFFRLAPGREVRLRYAYFITCQEVVKDASGEIAELRCTYDPATKGGDAPDGRKVKATMHWVAAETAVKAEVRLYDHLFRKPNPDEAPEGGSYLDNLNPNSLKVVQAFVEPSVKDAPAGTRYQFERMGYFCVDKDSSPGNLVFNRTATLRDAWANIQKAGGG
- a CDS encoding PEP-CTERM sorting domain-containing protein — protein: MKRLCGLAILLATASSFGSVISVSSGYSVLGNRPNNLLTNGSFEFDRSFYSEPFRFWATGTTNTPFVPLTGWAATGKPSSYAMWGHGSPGEIAGSAPIPHGTEALYFGALYMSSLGTQPTYHANGLVTFSGTPGIVPDPLYGPVTLSQTLTGLSTSQQYRLDFWASAEDAAFNVGWLDGFFGLDITGESTIYLTCPTFGSSLGPWLRYYVVFQPTASSVTLTWTNWGHYYDPNGLFHSELVMDDAIVNPVPEPGALAVLSLGLFGMLRSRR